Part of the Lysobacter enzymogenes genome is shown below.
CACGCCGCCGGCGCTTGCGAGCCGGGCAGGTCGTCTTCGCGCACGATCCGCAGCAGCTCGCGTTCCATCGTCGCGAGCTTGCAGTTCTCCCACACGCCGCGGTACAGCCGCCGGGTCGGGAACAGCAGATCGACGTGATCGAGCCCGGCCAGCGGATTGGCGATGCGCGCCAACCGATAACGCGTGTTGAGCAGCGGCGCGTCGTAGCACCGGCCGTTGTAGCTCGACAGCACGGTCTCCGCCGTCAGCCAGCGCGCGAACTCGCGCAGCATCGCGGTTTCGGCCGACAGCGTGGAGATCATCAACTGGCGGATGCGCAGGCCGTCGCCGCGCTGCGGATCGTCGTACCAGTCGGCCGCGCCGATCATGAAGGCGCGGGTGCCGGTGCCGCCGGCCAGGCCGGTGGTTTCGGTGTCGAAGAACAGCAGCCGGCGCGGGTCGAGGCGATCCTCGCGGCGCTTGGCGAAGTCCAGCGGCAAGGCTTCGCGCGGGCCGGGCAGCGGTAGATGCGCCTGGATCAGATGCAGGCCCGGGGCGATTTCTTCGCCGGGCAGGGAGCGGTCGGCGGGCAGCGCGCGCACGCTGCGCGCGGGGTCGGCGGCGCTCGCGCGCTCGCCTCGGCGCGCGAGCGCGGCAGCGCTGCGCCCGCTCTCGCGTGCGTCGCCGCGCGCGTCCGCGGCGCGCGGCGCGGGCGGGCCCGAGGCGGGTGTCGGTTTGCGTTCGCGCAAGGCGATCATGCGGCGCAAGGCATCGAGGTCGGGGCGTTGCGTGCGGGCAGGCGCGGGTGCGAGGCCGTCGGGTCCGAAGATGCAATCGGCGTCGCTGCGCGCGTTGGCGGCGGCCGCGGCCGCGCCGGCCGAATCGGTGCCGGCCGCGCCGGGCGTTGCGGCTTGCACCAGCGCGGCGTTGTTCGTTGCCGCCGGCTCGTCGCGCGTTGCCGGCAACGCCACCGGCGCCGCGGCGCGCGGCGCCGCCGTCTCGCTGCGCCCGGCCTGCTGTTGCAGCGCGCGCAACCTGGCCAGATTCAAGCTCATGCGTCCGCGTCCTCGAGCAGGCGCAGCACCTGCAGCGCGAGCGCGCGCGGCGTGGCGCCGCCGCCGTCTTCGTCGCTGGCCAGCACCGGGCCGACGCAGGCCGGGCAGCCGGCGCGGCAATCGCAGCCCTCAACCAGCTCGCGCGCGCGCAGCACCAGTTCGGCCTGGCGCCGCCACAGCGGCTCGCTCAGCCCGACGCCGCCGGGGAAGTTGTCGTACAGGTACACGGTCGGCACGAACTGCTGCACGTCGCCGACCAAGGCGGCGCTGTCGTTGCCGTCGCCGCGGATCTGCCCGCGTCCGTCCTTGTCCTGGGTCGCGAACCACGCCCCGTCGCCGTTGCCGACCGACTTCTGCAAGTCGCGCGCATCGGCCATCACCGCGACCGTGGCG
Proteins encoded:
- a CDS encoding ribonuclease H-like domain-containing protein, yielding MSLNLARLRALQQQAGRSETAAPRAAAPVALPATRDEPAATNNAALVQAATPGAAGTDSAGAAAAAANARSDADCIFGPDGLAPAPARTQRPDLDALRRMIALRERKPTPASGPPAPRAADARGDARESGRSAAALARRGERASAADPARSVRALPADRSLPGEEIAPGLHLIQAHLPLPGPREALPLDFAKRREDRLDPRRLLFFDTETTGLAGGTGTRAFMIGAADWYDDPQRGDGLRIRQLMISTLSAETAMLREFARWLTAETVLSSYNGRCYDAPLLNTRYRLARIANPLAGLDHVDLLFPTRRLYRGVWENCKLATMERELLRIVREDDLPGSQAPAAWLHFLRGGSSALLRRVAAHNHQDVVTLAQLMLRLVQAQAQADAALLES